The Nocardia sp. XZ_19_385 genome window below encodes:
- a CDS encoding gamma-glutamylcyclotransferase — MPLIFLNGSAMRGGPLNYLLDGAPFAGEAETAPRYRFYSVGDRFPGLAPVADGGAPIAGELFDISLDVLREKLLPAEPPELELGVIELQDNRSVLSMVMRKPPTSYPELKDITEIGSWKKYKKGA; from the coding sequence ATGCCTCTGATTTTCCTGAACGGCTCCGCTATGCGCGGAGGACCCCTGAATTACCTGCTCGACGGTGCACCGTTCGCCGGTGAAGCCGAAACCGCGCCGCGTTACCGCTTTTATTCGGTGGGCGACCGGTTCCCGGGCCTCGCGCCTGTCGCCGATGGCGGCGCGCCGATCGCCGGTGAATTGTTCGATATCTCCCTGGACGTATTGCGGGAGAAGCTGCTTCCGGCCGAACCGCCGGAACTGGAGCTCGGCGTGATCGAGCTGCAGGACAACCGCTCGGTGCTGTCCATGGTGATGCGCAAGCCGCCGACCTCCTACCCGGAGCTGAAGGACATCACCGAGATCGGCAGCTGGAAGAAATACAAGAAAGGAGCTTGA